The following are encoded together in the Methylomonas methanica MC09 genome:
- a CDS encoding RnfABCDGE type electron transport complex subunit D — translation MSIKPVSGPHVVAVRSVDSIMRKVIVALLPATAWGIFIFGWPALYLCAVTIFSALLFEAFCLKLKGVAAAPYLRDGSAILTGLLVAMTLPPWAPWWIGVVGAAIAIVLGKQVYGGLGQNLFNPAMLARVALLISFPIEMTTWANVKPILLGPGILESLSITFSGLSDLDGVTGATTLGAVKTGFSQHQTLPGLLDDYSSILAFIGWERGSLGETSTLLIVLGGLWLMREGVIQWQIPVSLLLSIALLSGVFHLVDSQHYLGPWVHLNSGAVMLVAFFIATDYVTSPNTPVGQVIFGAGCGALIFVIRSWGGYPEGTGFAILLMNAVTPLIDHYIRPRIYGRYRNGKPIDVS, via the coding sequence ATGAGTATCAAACCCGTCAGCGGCCCGCATGTGGTCGCCGTCCGCAGCGTCGACAGCATTATGCGTAAAGTGATTGTCGCGCTGCTGCCGGCCACGGCTTGGGGCATCTTCATCTTTGGCTGGCCGGCCTTGTATTTGTGCGCCGTGACGATTTTTTCCGCATTGTTGTTCGAAGCGTTTTGCCTGAAACTAAAAGGCGTGGCCGCCGCACCCTATTTACGGGACGGTTCCGCGATTTTGACCGGCCTGCTGGTCGCCATGACCCTGCCACCCTGGGCGCCTTGGTGGATAGGCGTGGTAGGCGCCGCGATTGCCATCGTTCTGGGCAAGCAGGTATACGGCGGTTTGGGCCAGAATTTGTTCAATCCGGCCATGTTGGCGCGGGTAGCCTTGCTGATCTCGTTCCCGATCGAAATGACCACTTGGGCCAACGTCAAACCCATCCTGCTAGGCCCTGGGATTTTGGAGAGCCTATCAATTACCTTTTCCGGACTGTCGGATTTGGACGGCGTGACCGGCGCCACTACTTTGGGTGCGGTAAAAACCGGGTTTTCCCAACACCAAACTCTGCCCGGCCTATTAGACGATTACTCCAGCATTCTGGCTTTCATCGGCTGGGAACGCGGCAGCCTGGGCGAAACCTCCACACTGCTGATTGTGCTGGGCGGGCTGTGGCTGATGCGGGAAGGCGTGATCCAATGGCAAATTCCGGTTTCGTTGCTGCTCAGCATCGCCTTGTTATCCGGCGTGTTTCACTTGGTTGACAGCCAGCATTACCTTGGCCCCTGGGTACATCTGAATTCCGGCGCGGTCATGCTGGTAGCGTTTTTTATCGCCACCGATTACGTCACCTCGCCCAACACGCCGGTCGGACAAGTGATTTTCGGTGCCGGCTGCGGGGCGCTTATTTTCGTGATCCGCAGCTGGGGCGGGTATCCGGAAGGCACCGGGTTTGCCATTTTGTTGATGAACGCGGTCACTCCGCTAATCGACCATTACATTCGTCCCCGCATTTACGGGCGCTACCGTAACGGCAAACCCATAGACGTCAGCTAG
- the rsxA gene encoding electron transport complex subunit RsxA encodes MGEYLLLILGTALVNNVVLVKFLGLCPFMGVSNKLDSALGMGLATTFVLTLASAASWVLEHRLLIPFDIGFLRVLGFILVIAAVVQFTEMVIHKTSPVLYQVLGIFLPLITTNCAVLGVALLNIQEHYNFVQSLMFGFGAAMGFTLVMVLFAGLRERLALMAVPALFSGTPIAFITAGILSLAFMGFAGLYTK; translated from the coding sequence ATGGGCGAATACTTACTGCTGATTCTAGGTACAGCGTTAGTCAACAATGTAGTGTTGGTAAAGTTTTTGGGGTTATGTCCGTTTATGGGCGTCTCCAACAAACTGGATTCCGCCCTGGGCATGGGGCTGGCCACCACCTTCGTACTGACGCTGGCCTCCGCCGCCAGCTGGGTGTTGGAACATCGCTTGTTAATACCGTTCGATATCGGATTTTTACGGGTACTGGGCTTTATCCTGGTGATCGCCGCGGTGGTGCAATTCACCGAAATGGTGATACACAAAACCAGCCCGGTTCTGTATCAGGTTTTGGGCATTTTTCTGCCTTTGATTACCACCAATTGTGCGGTTCTGGGTGTCGCGCTGCTTAACATCCAAGAACACTATAACTTCGTGCAAAGCCTGATGTTCGGCTTTGGCGCGGCAATGGGTTTTACCCTGGTGATGGTGCTGTTTGCCGGTCTCCGTGAACGCCTGGCGTTGATGGCTGTACCGGCTCTTTTTTCGGGCACGCCGATAGCCTTCATCACCGCCGGCATTCTGTCCCTGGCATTCATGGGCTTTGCCGGACTTTATACCAAATGA
- the rsxB gene encoding electron transport complex subunit RsxB — protein MYILSAIIILTALGLFLGLSLGIAAKYLRVESDPLIEKVEALMPGSQCGQCGFPGCRPAAEAVVSGSAPVTLCPPGGTSLVEQLAKLLGVDVDLSQTKDAEPMVARVSEDTCTGCTRCFKVCPTDAIVGAPKQIHAVVADACIGCEKCVNVCPTECLQMHPIEVTLRDWRWPKPMAA, from the coding sequence ATGTACATTCTATCAGCCATCATTATCCTTACCGCACTGGGCTTGTTTCTGGGCCTGAGTTTAGGTATCGCCGCCAAATATCTGCGTGTGGAATCCGATCCCCTGATCGAAAAAGTGGAAGCCCTGATGCCGGGTTCGCAGTGCGGCCAGTGCGGATTCCCCGGATGCCGTCCCGCCGCCGAAGCGGTGGTATCGGGTTCGGCGCCGGTTACGCTGTGTCCTCCCGGCGGCACCTCGCTGGTAGAGCAACTGGCTAAACTGCTGGGCGTGGATGTCGACTTAAGCCAAACCAAAGACGCCGAACCCATGGTGGCCCGCGTCAGCGAAGATACCTGCACCGGCTGCACCCGTTGCTTTAAAGTTTGCCCAACCGACGCCATCGTCGGCGCCCCCAAACAAATTCACGCCGTAGTGGCCGATGCCTGCATAGGTTGCGAAAAATGCGTCAACGTCTGCCCGACCGAATGCCTGCAAATGCACCCGATCGAGGTGACGCTGCGGGATTGGCGTTGGCCGAAACCGATGGCGGCTTAA
- the rsxC gene encoding electron transport complex subunit RsxC, translating to MLALFENPRLRGGVHAEEHKAETSGIPIALDMPLPKKLYIPVQQHVGKPAEPLVKVGEKVFKGQLLAYSQGTISAPVHAPSSGVIADVLDFPAPHPSALPIRTIVIETDGLDQWLPLITPKDPLSLPAEEICALVGAAGVVGLGGAVFPSAVKLDLGRKNKIQTLLINAGECEPYLTCDDRLMQERAAEIVTGIRLMLRGMGAPEATVGIEDNKPEAFTAMREACTEFANINVVQVPTRYPMGWDRQMLRYLTGREIPADGRATDIGVVIHNVATAHAVYRAVCLNQPLITRVVTVSGSAVAKPQNVEVLIGTLMSEVLDFCAVDKSRVARLIMGGPMMGDALPISEVPVVKACNGILALSEQDIEIPDVKPCIRCSTCVTACPVGLLPLEMASRIRANQLDAAVDLGLKDCINCGSCSYVCPSNIPLVHYFKFASGELYKRQQMDHKSEQTKRLIDDRNQRMERIRLEQEAEARRVMEARAARAREQELAKQKAQQAQQAQQSISEADNKAAVEEVR from the coding sequence ATGCTGGCTTTATTCGAAAACCCCCGGCTGCGCGGCGGCGTTCATGCCGAAGAGCACAAGGCCGAAACCTCCGGCATACCGATCGCATTGGATATGCCGTTACCGAAAAAGCTGTATATCCCGGTACAGCAACACGTCGGCAAACCGGCCGAGCCCCTGGTCAAAGTCGGCGAAAAGGTGTTTAAAGGCCAGTTGCTGGCGTACAGCCAAGGCACTATTTCCGCGCCGGTTCATGCACCCAGTTCCGGCGTGATAGCCGACGTACTGGATTTCCCGGCCCCGCACCCGTCCGCCTTGCCGATCCGCACCATCGTTATCGAAACCGACGGTCTGGACCAATGGTTGCCGCTTATAACACCCAAAGATCCGTTATCGCTGCCCGCAGAGGAAATCTGCGCGCTGGTCGGCGCGGCCGGCGTGGTCGGCTTGGGCGGCGCGGTATTTCCCTCGGCGGTCAAACTGGATTTAGGCCGCAAGAATAAAATTCAGACGCTGTTGATCAATGCCGGCGAATGCGAACCCTACCTGACTTGCGACGACCGGTTGATGCAGGAACGTGCCGCCGAAATCGTCACCGGCATCCGCCTGATGCTGCGCGGCATGGGCGCCCCCGAGGCTACCGTCGGCATCGAAGACAACAAACCGGAAGCCTTTACCGCCATGCGCGAGGCTTGTACGGAGTTCGCCAATATCAATGTGGTACAGGTTCCCACCCGTTACCCCATGGGTTGGGACCGGCAAATGCTGCGCTACCTGACCGGCCGGGAAATTCCCGCCGACGGCCGCGCCACGGACATCGGCGTGGTGATACACAACGTCGCCACCGCCCATGCCGTCTATCGGGCGGTTTGCCTGAACCAGCCGCTGATTACCCGGGTGGTAACCGTGTCCGGCAGCGCGGTGGCCAAACCGCAAAACGTGGAAGTATTGATCGGCACCTTAATGTCGGAAGTACTGGACTTCTGCGCGGTCGATAAAAGCCGGGTGGCCCGTTTGATCATGGGCGGACCGATGATGGGCGATGCACTACCCATCAGCGAAGTGCCGGTCGTCAAGGCCTGCAACGGCATTTTGGCTTTATCCGAACAGGATATCGAAATTCCGGACGTCAAACCCTGCATCCGCTGCTCCACGTGCGTAACGGCCTGTCCGGTCGGTTTATTGCCGCTGGAAATGGCCAGCCGCATCCGCGCCAACCAATTGGATGCGGCCGTGGATCTGGGCCTGAAGGATTGCATCAATTGCGGCAGCTGCTCCTACGTGTGTCCGTCGAATATTCCGTTGGTGCATTACTTCAAGTTTGCCTCGGGCGAACTCTATAAGCGCCAGCAAATGGACCATAAATCCGAACAAACCAAACGCCTGATCGACGACCGCAACCAACGCATGGAACGTATTCGTCTGGAACAGGAAGCCGAAGCCCGCCGGGTAATGGAGGCCCGCGCCGCCCGCGCCCGCGAACAGGAATTGGCCAAACAAAAGGCCCAACAAGCGCAACAAGCCCAGCAAAGTATTAGCGAAGCCGACAACAAGGCTGCTGTGGAGGAAGTGCGATGA